The following nucleotide sequence is from Methylotenera sp. G11.
TGACATTCAGCACGGGCAGATCCCGTATTGTATATTCGACATTGTGTTTTTGAAGGTGCGCTTCTGTTGCCGCGATATCGGTACAGGTAAAAGAGATATGATCCAGCGTGGTCAGCACATCAACCAGCGGCTCGCCTTCACCGCGATACTCAGCCAGGTGCACCACGGCATTGGCTGCGTTCTCATCAATGTATAACCAGAAACCCCTGCTGGTAAAGCCCTCGCGCGGCCCGACTTTCAAGCCCACGACATCGCAGTAAAAGTCCTTGAGTTTGAGCATCGTCTCATAAGGCGTGCGCAAATTAACGTGATTAAGTTCGGTGATCGGCATTTTATTTAGGCAAGGCCTCAGTCATCATATTCAAAAACAGGCTCACATCTTTTCCTACTACAGCTTCATAATCTGCGCCGGCTGTCATCTCAATATCATCAGACGCCATTGTAGAATGTGCCGCACCCACTGCCCCAGAGGTCGCAGCAATCACATCCCCGGTTGCCAGTCCTGCCAGCGCCTTGAACAAGCCGCCCGATGCCCGTTTGGTTGTCTGCCCGGTAGAAGCGGCAACAGGCGTTCCCTTTTCGGCCACGCGATTCGGCAATATCACCGTTTTTGCCAGAGAATAGGTTGCCATTTTATTACCTGGCGCAAACACCTGCATCCCGGTGCCCCTGATACTTATCCCGTTCTGGGGTTTATCCTCATAGCCGGAACTCCAATAAAAACGCACTCCGTCAAATCGTGCAAAATTGACTTTCAGGCGCAGCTGAATGATATTGGCCTGCAAGGCATCAGCAGACTTGAAGCCAGGACCGAATTCAGGCATGAATTTGGAATACACATCAGGTGAAGTATCTTTGGCCGTAGCAATCACACTCGCGTTGTCTTCCTGCCCTTTTTCATCCTTATCTTCACCGATCTTGGAAAGATCGCCAAAAAGAATCTCACCCGCAACACCTCTTTCACGATGCACCGGAGGCTGGTTCACTTTGGCGAATTTTTCCTTATACCCCGTCTCCAGCAATACTGTTGGCGGCAGCACCTCATAGCCCAGCTTTTTCAGTTGTTCAACAAAGGCCGCATAGGATTTATCTGCGATTGCCTGGAACTGCTCATCTTTCACCCCTTTAAGGTAATAGATTTTTTCTGTGCTCGAGGCTAAACCCGCACCTGAACCGGCATTCTTGGTAACCGCTTTTTGTTCGGTTGCGAACTCCATCTGAAAACCTGCAATGACCACTTTTTTACTGGCAGTCTCAACGGGCGCCGGATCCTTGGCAAGCAAGCCTTCGGGCTTGAAGGCTTCTTTAAAGTTGGCCGCTTTGTCAGAACTATCGGTGACCTCTACCGGCTTGGCCGGCCCCTTGATCATATCGAACAAATTGGCATGCGCGACTGAAGCATGAGCAACGAACACCATTGCCAACAAAGTCATCACGGAAGAATTGCATTTGCGAACCAAGATAAACCTCCTAAAAAAGCACCTTAATCACTACTCATAATAATGCAATTCACGATGCGCTGACCAGGCTCAAACTCGCAGTCGGTACGATTAGTACGGCAAGAGCCTGCAACAATGCCAGCACAAAGCGAGTGCATTTTATGCAGCCGGATTTTGTGAGCGCACGCGTATATGCAACTCACGCAGCTGTTTCTCATCCACTTCATTCGGCGCATTGGTCATCAAGCACTGCGCGCGCTGTGTTTTAGGGAATGCGATCACATCACGGATAGACTCGGCACCCGCCATTAAAGTCACCAGACGATCCAGGCCGAAAGCCAGGCCGCCGTGCGGAGGTGCGCCGTATTGCAGTGCGTCGAGTAGGAAGCCGAATTTCTCCTGCGCTTCTTCCTTGCTGATCTTCAATGCATCAAACACTTTGGACTGCACGTCCTGTTTGTGGATACGCACTGAACCGCCGCCGACTTCCCAGCCGTTCAGCACCATGTCGTAAGCTTTTGACAGTGCGGCGCCCGGATTGCTGGTCAGGAAATCTTCATGGCCATCTTTAGGTGCCGTGAACGGATGGTGCAAGGCCACCCAGCGGCCTGCATCTTCGTCATGTTCAAACATCGGGAAATCAACCACCCACAATGGCGCCCATGCCCGGCCATCCACATGGCCTTTGTCATGACCGACTTTGAGGCGCAGCGCACCCAGAGCTTCATTCACCACTTTAGCTTTGTCTGCGCCAAAGAACACGATGTCACCATTCTGTGCGCCTGTGCGCTCGATAATGGCGCGCAAAGCATTCTCATGGATGTTTTTTACAATCGGGCTTTGCAGGCCTTCTTCATTCAGTTTGGTGATGTCATTGATCTTGATGTAAGCCAAGCCTTTGGCGCCGTAGATTTTCACGAACTCGGTATAAGCATCGATTTCTGAACGGCTGATTGCAGCGCCGTTCGGCACGCGCAACGCAGCAACACGGCCACCCGCCATATTGGCAGCACCTGCGAACACTTTGAAATCCACATCTTTCATCACATCTGAAAGTTCAGTGATTTCAAGCGTCACGCGCATGTCCGGCTTGTCTGAACCGTATCTGTTCATGGCTTCTGCAAACGGCATGCGCGGGAATTTAGCCGGCAAGTCTACATCCTGCACTTTTTTCAGCATCTGGCGGATCATTTCTTCCACCAGGTCCATGATATCGTTTTCTTCCATGAACGAAGTTTCAATGTCCACCTGCGTGAATTCAGGCTGACGGTCTGCACGCAAATCTTCATCACGGAAACACTTGGTGATCTGGAAGTAACGGTCAAAGCCTGACACCATCAGCAGCTGCTTGAACAACTGCGGTGATTGCGGCAACGCAAAGAACATGCCGTGATGCACGCGGCTAGGCACCAGGTAGTCACGCGCACCTTCAGGGGTTGAGCGTGTCAGCATCGGCGTTTCAACTTCAATGAAACCGTTGGTATCCAGATAGTCACGCAATGTTTTCGCAACGCGATAACGCAGCATCAGGTTCTTCTGCATGGTTGGACGGCGCAGGTCGATATAGCGGTGCTCCAGGCGCACGGTTTCCGTAAGGTTCTCATCGTCCAGCATGAATGGCGGCGTGAGCGAGGCATTCAGCACTTCGATCTCGGTGGCCAGCATTTCCACTTCACCGGTAGGCAAGTTAGGATTTACGGTACCCTCAGGGCGCGCACGTACTTTACATACCACTTTCAATACAAACTCACTGCGCACGGTTTCTGCAATCGCAAAAGCGTCTTTGGTATCCGGGTCGATCACGATCTGCGCCAGGCCTTCACGGTCACGCAAGTCGATAAAAATCACACCACCGTGGTCACGGCGACGATGCGCCCAGCCACATAGCGTTACGGTTTGACCAATGTGTTCGCGGTTTAAATGGCCGCAGTAATGTGTACGCATCATAATTGTGTTTACTATTTATTTATTGAGTTAAAAGTTTAGGTAATTTGTTTGCCGGTGCAACGACACCCATGGAGATGATGTATTTAAGCGCTTCATCTACGCTCATTTCCAGTTCTATCACATCGGCTTTAGGCATCATCAGAAAGTAACCACCGGTTGGGTTAGGGGTAGTCGGCACAAACACGCTGACGTAATCGCCATGCAGATGATTAGCCACATCGCCGCCGGGCGTGCCGGTCAGGAAAGCAATCGTCCATGCGCCTTCACGCGGGAACTGCACCAGCACGGCTTTACGGAATGCATTGCCGGAATCGGAGAACAGCGTATCCGAAACCTGCTTGACGCTGGAGTAGATCGACTTCACGACGGGCAGGCGCTGGAGCAGC
It contains:
- a CDS encoding VOC family protein is translated as MPITELNHVNLRTPYETMLKLKDFYCDVVGLKVGPREGFTSRGFWLYIDENAANAVVHLAEYRGEGEPLVDVLTTLDHISFTCTDIAATEAHLQKHNVEYTIRDLPVLNVKQINFKDPVGNGIELFFHLENEKA
- the aspS gene encoding aspartate--tRNA ligase, which codes for MMRTHYCGHLNREHIGQTVTLCGWAHRRRDHGGVIFIDLRDREGLAQIVIDPDTKDAFAIAETVRSEFVLKVVCKVRARPEGTVNPNLPTGEVEMLATEIEVLNASLTPPFMLDDENLTETVRLEHRYIDLRRPTMQKNLMLRYRVAKTLRDYLDTNGFIEVETPMLTRSTPEGARDYLVPSRVHHGMFFALPQSPQLFKQLLMVSGFDRYFQITKCFRDEDLRADRQPEFTQVDIETSFMEENDIMDLVEEMIRQMLKKVQDVDLPAKFPRMPFAEAMNRYGSDKPDMRVTLEITELSDVMKDVDFKVFAGAANMAGGRVAALRVPNGAAISRSEIDAYTEFVKIYGAKGLAYIKINDITKLNEEGLQSPIVKNIHENALRAIIERTGAQNGDIVFFGADKAKVVNEALGALRLKVGHDKGHVDGRAWAPLWVVDFPMFEHDEDAGRWVALHHPFTAPKDGHEDFLTSNPGAALSKAYDMVLNGWEVGGGSVRIHKQDVQSKVFDALKISKEEAQEKFGFLLDALQYGAPPHGGLAFGLDRLVTLMAGAESIRDVIAFPKTQRAQCLMTNAPNEVDEKQLRELHIRVRSQNPAA
- a CDS encoding DUF502 domain-containing protein; the encoded protein is MKKYLITGLLVLVPLVITIWVLKSLIGMMDQSLLLLPEQWHPHTLFGRDIPGFGVILTFAIVLTTGIIATNFFGMQIISLWEKLLQRLPVVKSIYSSVKQVSDTLFSDSGNAFRKAVLVQFPREGAWTIAFLTGTPGGDVANHLHGDYVSVFVPTTPNPTGGYFLMMPKADVIELEMSVDEALKYIISMGVVAPANKLPKLLTQ